The Xiphophorus couchianus chromosome 14, X_couchianus-1.0, whole genome shotgun sequence genome includes a region encoding these proteins:
- the LOC114157629 gene encoding hemicentin-2-like, whose amino-acid sequence MKEAAAQRLIFLISLLFWTSGQVLPVRLTVIPSRSQFFEHESVILICEDENGSDGWTVRRNATRDTRAECKGWGTPAGSTCNMDYLLPGDTGLYWCESINGSSSSSSSIQLSVSGGSVILQSPVLPVMEGDDVTLSCRAKNPTHNLPAAFYKDGSFIGDGPSGHMTLLHVSSSDEGLYKCNVKGHGESPSSRIFVKEKPPTTSPPSTISPPSSSSSSSEKLTNISDSTVTPGPGSSSVSLPVLLPSASLCVLVFLFLLVQLVVYLYNNPKVMKEEEERMTSLPETSGCSRGNRRKPNQEQEMIRASGTLTGPFGSEKTPNKERKTAGDKNN is encoded by the exons ATGAAGGAAGCAGCTGCTCAGCGTCTGATCT ttctGATCTCACTGCTGTTCTGGACATCAGGTCAAG TCCTCCCAGTTCGTCTGACTGTGATTCCCAGCAGATCTCAGTTCTTTGAACATGAATCAGTGATTCTGATCTGTGAGGATGAAAACGGATCTGATGGATGGACTGTGAGGAGAAACGCAACCAGAGACACCAGAGCTGAGTGTAAAGGATGGGGAACACCAGCTGGTTCTACCTGTAACATGGACTACCTCCTCCCAGGTGATACTGGTCTGTACTGGTGTGAGTCCATCAATggatcctccagcagcagcagcagcatccagctCTCTGTCTCTG gTGGATCAGTGATCCTGCAGAGTCCTGTCCTCCCTGTGATGGAGGGAGATGACgtcactctgagctgcagagcaaaGAATCCAACCCACAACCTCCCAGCTGCTTTCTATAAAGATGGCTCCTTCATTGGTGATGGACCATCAGGTCACATGACCCTCCTCCATGTTTCCAGCTCTGATGAAGGCCTCTATAAATGTAATGTCAAAGGTCATGGAGAGTCTCCGTCCAGCAGGATCTttgtcaaag AGAAACCTCCAACCACCTCTCCACCCTCCACTATCTctccaccttcctcctcctcctcttcctcag AGAAACTCACCAACATCTCTGACTCTACAGTCACACCTGGTCCAGGTTCTTCCTCCGTCTCTCTCCCAGTGTTGCTTCCCAGTGCatctctttgtgttttggttttcctgtttttactgGTTCAACTGGTCGTATATTTGTACAACAACCCTAAG GTgatgaaggaggaagaggagaggatgACATCACTTCCAGAAACATCAGGATGTTCCagaggaaacagaagaaaaccaaaCCAGGAACAGG